One genomic window of Coffea eugenioides isolate CCC68of chromosome 1, Ceug_1.0, whole genome shotgun sequence includes the following:
- the LOC113760713 gene encoding E3 ubiquitin-protein ligase listerin, with protein sequence MGRPKGDGARSKSRPSSSSLAASLLPSGAAAVGFGGYVGSSRVDSSFSAEAPTASLDIDGEVAQHLKRLSRKDPTTKLKALTSLSQLLKEKSASEVAPIIPQWAFEYKKLLLDYNRDVRRATHDTMAYLVRAVGRDLAPHLKYFLGPWWFSQFDSVYEVSLAAKRSFQAAFPAQEKKLDALILGTSEIFMYIEENLKLTPQSMSDKVTATDELEEMHKQVISSSLLALSALLDVLVCLQSERPGFENIKAEPKNASKARATAIAYAEKLFSANKYFIDFLKSKNPGVRSATYSAMRSFIKNIPHAINEENVKTLAVAILGAFQEKDPTCHSPMWETVLLFSKKFPESWTLLNVQNVILNCFWHFLKNGCFGSQQVSYPTLILFLDAVPPKAIVGENFFFDFFKNLWEGRSLSHSLTADQQAFFLALKECFLWALRNASRYCDTLDAIQHLQYALTDEVLLKLIWCEYSQFVSPKDKSAMVPGASPVSSEDTIQTSNMERTENLKMKYPVGYKQDLGKCIVEILSGVYSLENNLLSVFCSVFQNHCIEIFQQIESSGNVEVVIRFVLLLDQHVVKKGETWPLDYLVGPTLAKSFPLIKELDPPDALRFMAAVAYVFGPHKIIQELMGIELGKEQFLQAFNEIFIPWCLKDWSVSTSAKLDFLLALIDSEYFSEQWNSIVTYAINPKDSTLRTSDSKIPVLAVLMEKARERLRKANTLQGSQPEDWQHEFLDIAALSVVNANPPFGTSDARFLRALIGGETKEESSFISRNTLSLIFKEVLRKLLTFVADSTFAWVNCVCSLIPCAGKLSEVRWRSSNHVLEEANFALEVLTGSFFCLKKLDCEIEMIAGILGAIFVIDWEYNSIRTVISSELDVECMEQVKMRMPFCESVHAFRSNISCLFLRSFCLEIRKNLRSILVHMGRWAVLKEDKLDIDKITSLSCLWLHEVMECLCLDQFEEQMLLDEFLGRSDFWPLWIMPNANSQERSAVLNTDCTTIDESGNQKFVILIDKLISRIGFHRVIAGAVAHDSPTVSEEPTVNLTTSEVSYSRAWLAAEILCTWKWPGGSAFSSFLPLLSAYVISQDYSPAHGLLDSIVSILLDGALMHGESGELTPGNVWPGLYHEAESISEPFLRALIALLSTLFQKNIWGKVKAVSYFRMLREKLFIGETVNLNCLNVLPACMEVFIAPLSIASDASHKSDQPDDFMECELHVTVVDWLRKTACFPPLNTWQSGKDMEGWFQLVLSCYPVSAAKGVNCIKKQRSIDSLERGVLFELFRKQRQNFGAATLINKLPMVQVLLSKLLLVSVAYCWEDFNHDDWEFVLYRLRWWIESTVVMMEEVAESVNDAITSSSTCSDLEATLNKLMLTASNVDHSAINIARNALAAFSLFCGHLGNENNELEDNLNPLRNDRWEIMKDRIYECILRLFFSTGVAEAIEGSFCGESSSFIAASRLEDSQFWELVASSVAESSSHARDKAAKSVDMWGLSKGPLDSLYAILFSSKPLPHLQFAAYTLLSSEPISHVAFISEEFKTSFDEDTSSNQGSVLPDLASEQNFRLRDEISFMFERFPREVLDMDLLACKQVNLFVIWSLLLSHLASLPSSTSAREKMVQYMQDTADSTILDCIFQHIPLESLAGSSLKRKELPPAVSRAATAAAHAITTGSVLLSVENLWPLEAEKMTSLAGAIYGLMLCMLPAYVREWFNSIRDRSRSSMIESFTIRWCSPLLIKNELNQIKKADFADENFSVSVSKSANEVVATYTKDETGMDLVIRLPASYPLRSVDVDCTRSLGISDVKQRKWLMSMMLFVRNQNGALAESIRIWKSNFDKEFEGVEECPICYSVIHTSNHSLPRLACKTCKHKFHSACLYKWFSTSHKSTCPLCQSPF encoded by the exons ATGGGAAGGCCAAAAGGAGACGGAGCAAGAAGCAAGTCTCGTCCCTCTAGCAGCAG TCTTGCTGCGTCGCTATTGCCCTCAGGTGCTGCAGCAGTAGGGTTCGGAGGCTATGTGGGTAGCTCACGCGTCGATTCTTCTTTCTCGGCTGAGGCTCCTACTGCTTCTTTG GATATAGATGGTGAAGTGGCACAACATTTGAAGAGACTTTCCAGGAAGGACCCCACCACTAAG CTTAAAGCATTAACCTCATTGTCTCAACTTCTCAAAGAAAAATCTGCGAGTGAAGTTGCTCCTATAATTCCGCAATGG GCATTTGAGTACAAGAAGCTGTTGTTGGATTACAACCGCGACGTTCGGCGAGCAACTCATGATACAATGGCTTATCTTGTTCGTGCAGTCGG AAGAGACTTAGCACCACATCTCAAATATTTCTTGGGACCCTGGTGGTTTTCTCAATTTGATTCTGTTTATGAAGTTTCTCTAGCTGCAAAAAGGTCATTTCAG GCAGCGTTTCCAGCGCAGGAGAAAAAACTAGATGCCTTAATTTTGGGTACATCTGAAATTTTTATGTATATAGAAGAAAATCTGAAGCTCACACCCCAAAGTATGTCTGATAAAGTGACTGCCACCGATGAATTGGAAGAGATGCACAAGCAG GTGATCTCATCTTCTTTACTTGCTTTGTCGGCTCTTCTTGATGTTTTGGTATGCCTACAATCTGAAAGACCTGGTTTTGAAAACATAAAAGCTGAACCAAAGAATGCTTCAAAAGCTAGAGCTACTGCTATAGCTTATGCCGAAAAGTTGTTCTCTGCAAATAAGTATTTTATAGACTTTCTGAAGTCTAAAAACCCTGGTGTACGGTCAGCTACATATTCCGCAATGAGAAGCTTCATCAAGAACATTCCTCATGCAATTAATGAAGAAAATGTAAAAACTCTTGCTGTGGCAATACTTGGTGCTTTCCAGGAAAAAGATCCCACATGTCATTCTCCAATGTGGGAGACAGTGTTGCTATTTTCCAAAAAGTTTCCAGAAAGCTGGACATTGTTGAATGTTCAAAATGTCATTCTCAATTGCTTCTggcattttcttaaaaatggGTGCTTTGGCTCCCAACAAGTGTCATATCCCACTTTAATTCTGTTTTTAGATGCAGTACCTCCGAAGGCAATAGTTGGAGAGAATTTCTTTTTTGATTTCTTTAAGAACCTGTGGGAGGGAAGAAGCTTGTCTCATTCCTTAACTGCAGATCAACAAGCATTCTTTCTGGCATTGAAAGAGTGTTTTCTTTGGGCCTTAAGAAATGCTTCAAG GTATTGTGATACATTAGATGCTATTCAGCATCTGCAGTATGCTCTTACTGACGAGGTCCTGTTGAAGCTTATTTGGTGTGAGTACTCACAGTTTGTTAGCCCAAAAGACAAGAGCGCAATGGTTCCTGGGGCTTCCCCTGTTTCATCAGAGGATACAATTCAGACTTCCAATATGGAAAGAACAGAAAACCTGAAGATGAAGTATCCAGTTGGTTACAAGCAAGATCTTGGGAAATGCATTGTTGAGATTCTTTCTGGTGTGTATTCTCTGGAAAACAATCTGCTTTCAGTGTTCTGTTCTGTCTTTCAGAATCACTGCATCGAAATATTTCAGCAAATTGAGAGTTCTGGAAATGTTGAAGTAGTCATTAGATTTGTATTATTACTGGATCAGCATGTGGTGAAGAAAGGTGAAACATGGCCTTTGGATTATTTGGTGGGGCCAACACTGGCAAAATCTTTCCCATTGATTAAGGAGCTT GACCCACCAGATGCTTTGAGATTTATGGCTGCTGTAGCCTATGTATTTGGACCTCACAAGATAATTCAAGAGCTTATGGGCATTGAATTGGGAAAAGAGCAGTTTTTACAAGCTTTCAATGAAATATTTATTCCTTGGTGCTTGAAAGATTGGAGTGTGTCTACCAGCGCCAAATTGGATTTTTTGCTTGCATTAATTGACAGTGAATATTTTTCAGAGCAGTGGAATAGTATTGTTACATATGCCATAAATCCAAAGGATAGCACTTTGAGGACTTCGGATTCCAAAATACCTGTCCTGGCAGTGCTCATGGAGAAGGCAAGGGAGAGACTTAGAAAGGCGAATACTCTACAAGGTTCCCAACCAGAGGACTGGCAACACGAGTTTCTAGACATTGCTGCACTATCTGTTGTTAATGCCAACCCTCCCTTTGGAACTTCTGATGCCCGATTTCTACG TGCTCTTATTGGTGGGGAAACCAAAGAAGAAAGTTCCTTCATCTCCAGAAATACATTAAGTCTGATATTCAAGGAAGTACTTAGAAAGCTGCTGACTTTCGTTGCAGATTCAACTTTTGCATGGGTCAATTGTGTGTGCTCTCTGATTCCTTGTGCAGGAAAATTGTCAGAAGTTAGATGGAGATCTTCTAACCATGTTCTTGAGGAAGCTAATTTTGCTCTTGAAGTACTAACTGGTAGTTTCTTCTGCTTGAAGAAGTTAGATTGTGAAATTGAGATGATTGCTGGTATACTGGGTGCTATTTTTGTCATTGATTGGGAGTATAATAGCATAAGAACTGTTATCAGCAGTGAGCTTGATGTTGAATGCATGGAGCAAGTGAAGATGAGGATGCCTTTCTGTGAATCTGTGCATGCTTTTCGCAGTAATATAAGCTGTCTGTTTTTAAGGAGCTTCTGCCTTGAGATCCGCAAGAACTTGAGGAGCATTTTGGTTCATATGGGAAGGTGGGCTGTACTTAAGGAAGATAAGTTAGACATTGACAAAATAACCTCTCTATCCTGCCTATGGTTGCATGAAGTCATGGAATGTCTATGCTTAGACCAATTTGAGGAACAAATGTTGTTAGATGAGTTTTTGGGCAGAAGTGATTTCTGGCCATTGTGGATAATGCCAAATGCCAATTCTCAAGAAAGATCAGCTGTATTGAACACTGATTGCACTACTATCGAT GAATCTGGAAACCAGAAGTTTGTTATTTTGATTGACAAACTTATATCCAGAATTGGATTTCATAGAGTTATTGCTGGTGCTGTTGCTCACGATTCTCCAACTGTGTCTGAGGAGCCTACTGTAAATCTGACAACCTCAGAGGTTTCTTATTCTCGTGCCTGGCTGGCTGCGGAAATATTATGCACCTGGAAATGGCCTGGTGGTAGTGCTTTTAGCTCATTTTTGCCTCTCCTAAGTGCTTATGTAATCAGTCAAGATTATTCTCCTGCTCATGGCCTTTTAGATTCTATTGTTTCCATTTTGCTTGATGGTGCTCTTATGCATGGAGAAAGTGGTGAACTGACTCCTGGAAATGTATGGCCTGGGTTGTATCATGAGGCTGAGAGTATCAGTGAGCCCTTTCTAAGAGCGCTCATAGCATTACTCTCTactctttttcaaaaaaatatatgGGGAAAGGTCAAAGCTGTGTCATATTTTAGGATGCTTCGAGAGAAGCTCTTTATTGGTGAAACAGTGAACTTAAATTGTTTGAATGTTCTTCCTGCATGTATGGAAGTTTTTATAGCACCGCTGAGCATTGCTTCTGATGCATCCCACAAAAGCGACCAGCCTGATGATTTCATGGAATGTGAGCTACATGTTACTGTTGTGGACTGGCTCAGGAAAACTGCATGCTTCCCTCCTCTAAATACATGGCAAAGTGGAAAAG ATATGGAAGGTTGGTTTCAGCTAGTTTTATCCTGTTATCCTGTAAGTGCAGCAAAAGGAGTGAATTGTATAAAGAAACAAAGGAGTATTGACTCTCTGGAGAGAGGTGTTCTTTTTGAATTATTTCGGAAGCAAAGACAAAATTTTGGTGCAGCAACTTTGATTAACAAACTGCCCATGGTCCAAGTTTTATTGTCAAAGCTTCTACTGGTTTCAGTTGCTTATTGTTGGGAGGATTTCAATCATGATGATTGGGAGTTTGTCTTGTATCGCTTAAGATGGTGGATCGAATCCACAGTTGTAATGATGGAAGAAGTTGCTGAAAGTGTGAATGACGCTATTACAAGCAGTTCAACTTGTAGTGATTTGGAAGCTACTTTAAACAAGCTTATGCTTACAGCTTCAAATGTAGACCATTCTGCTATAAATATCGCAAGAAATGCtcttgctgcattttctttgttttgtggCCATCTTGGGAATGAAAACAATGAACTGGAAGATAATTTAAACCCATTGAGGAATGACAGATGGGAGATCATGAAAGATCGAATTTATGAGTGTATTCTTCGTCTGTTTTTTTCTACTGGTGTTGCTGAGGCGATAGAAGGCTCTTTCTGCGGTGAATCTTCATCTTTTATAGCAGCATCTAGGCTAGAGGATTCGCAGTTCTGGGAGCTAGTTGCTTCATCTGTTGCTGAGTCATCATCACACGCAAGAGACAAAGCCGCAAAATCAGTTGATATGTGGGGACTAAGTAAAGGGCCCCTTGATTCTTTATATGCTATCCTCTTTTCTTCAAAACCCCTTCCTCATCTGCAGTTTGCTGCCTATACTCTTCTCTCTAGTGAACCTATATCACATGTGGCTTTTATAAGTGAAGAATTTAAAACATCATTTGATGAAGATACTTCCAGTAATCAGGGTTCTGTCCTTCCCGATTTGGCTTCAGAACAGAATTTCCGTTTGAGGGACGAAATCAGTTTCATGTTTGAAAGATTCCCCCGTGAAGTCCTTGATATGGATTTATTGGCCTGTAAACAG GTAAATCTATTTGTTATTTGGTCTTTGTTGCTATCACATCTAGCGTCTTTGCCGTCATCAACATCTGCAAGGGAGAAAATGGTTCAGTACATGCAAGATACTGCTGATTCAACAATACTGGATTGCATTTTCCAACATATTCCATTGGAATCCTTGGCTGGGTCCAGCTTGAAAAGGAAAGAACTTCCACCTGCTGTGTCAAGGGCAGCAACAGCTGCTGCACATGCCATCACTACTGGTTCAGTATTGCTTTCTGTAGAAAATCTTTGGCCTCTTGAAGCAGAGAAAATGACTTCATTGGCTGGTGCAATATATGGTCTAATGCTCTGCATGCTTCCAGCTTATGTTCGAGAATGGTTTAACAGTATACGTGATCGCTCTAGGTCATCTATGATTGAATCCTTCACAATAAGATGGTGCAGCCCTCTGCTGATAAAAAATGAGCTAAATCAG ATCAAGAAAGCTGATTTTGCTGATGAGAATTTCTCAGTTAGTGTGAGTAAATCCGCCAATGAGGTCGTGGCTACCTACACAAAGGATGAAACAGGCATGGATCTAGTCATTCGACTTCCTGCATCTTATCCGCTTCGATCTGTGGATGTAGATTGTACTAGGAGCCTTGGCATTAGTGACGTGAAGCAGAGAAAGTGGTTAATGTCAATGATGTTATTTGTTCGCAATCAG AATGGTGCCTTAGCCGAATCAATACGAATATGGAAAAGCAACTTTGACAAGGAATTTGAAGGTGTGGAGGAGTGTCCCATCTGTTACAGTGTCATCCATACTTCTAACCATAGCCTTCCACGCCTAGCATGCAAAACCTGCAAGCATAAGTTCCACTCAGCCTGCCTCTACAAGTGGTTTTCGACTTCTCACAAGTCTACTTGCCCATTATGCCAGTCTCCTTTCTGA